The Oreochromis niloticus isolate F11D_XX linkage group LG2, O_niloticus_UMD_NMBU, whole genome shotgun sequence genome includes a region encoding these proteins:
- the LOC100710800 gene encoding storkhead-box protein 2 isoform X2, with protein MAPQRSAYHFFSGDVSPISMSPISQSQFIPLGEVLLLAISAMNSAHKPVTQEALTEHLQTCFPGVPTPTEEVLRHTLNMLVRERKIYPTPDGYFIVTPQTYFITPSLIRTSSKWYHLEERSADRHQHQNQQQQQHQQTQCTSPLSGTITPSTSGGVRERTHPKSNQNHSGGGGDSFYNNSYRGDDPPSHHTTLQRRSPKDHREAYSVPHSPQTPPQQAGGNTEKSRSSLGFPFKTDTLNKHRGGGAAGGGVAGTADIEKQAGASATGSRKFGLKLFRLSFKKDKAKQLATFSAQFPPEEWPLRDEDVPSQLPRHVEMEIIRRINPDLTVENLARHTAVMKRLEEERAQRSKASSANHSSRSRRSGGRHRKQSQTKLGRSHSKTRTTRCEPSDSSHLELAERDYRGYSCSLARSPREQAVAMERQRARLHLAHSNPNILDSSHLPVTPEWDVSGELAKRRTEMPFPEPSHGKSAHHSKVHRSHSHTQERKSRNERSDKAKERSRSMDNSKGPLGAGLIGPPDYYDDRSRYYTDDGTLRANQNSSHYSRATPTSTKVPGDSLRLDGSRNLEKSKSRDSLPAYSPKPLPNSASPDDYFQCPGSSEAILTSTAPLGTLGKNSHDGLKPGSIDRQTDRQTSHPPENREDLTKVGPKGSSLPPIPLSIPDLPLSNGRPAHSTSSSQEKRKEIFSKDTLFKPPPSLPLPGYSSLRKPTALASSNLSSSCDALDSQEAFDAPKPLLATSSAPSQGTEPTSSAADANFDYYNVSDDDELEDGGAKSQGEDEKPGGSIAVMGGGGAGTMQWLLEREKERDLQRRFERTLAFPGVKENLPEPSQNQQSAHSARLDSMDSSSVTVDSGFNSPRTRESLASNTSSIVESNRRQNLALSPGHLNITTGNGPPFSFRAIPEPAGTQPEKLQKPSACLASITSV; from the exons ATGGCTCCACAACGCTCTGCATATCATTTCTTCTCGG GTGATGTGTCACCGATCAGTATGTCCCccatcagccaatcacagttCATCCCTTTGGGAGAGGTTTTGTTATTGGCTATCTCTGCTATGAACTCTGCCCATAAGCCTGTCACTCAGGAGGCCTTAACTGAACACCTGCAGACATGTTTTCCAG GTGTACCTACACCAACGGAGGAGGTTTTGCGCCACACTCTGAACATGCTGGTCCGTGAGCGGAAGATCTACCCAACACCTGATGGATATTTTATCGTAACTCCTCAAACCTATTTCATTACTCCAAGCCTAATCCGAACTAGCTCCAAGTGGTATCACTTGGAAGAGCGTTCTGCTGACCGACACCAACATcagaaccagcagcagcagcagcatcagcagaCGCAGTGCACCTCCCCTCTCTCTGGCACCATAACCCCTTCCACCTCCGGGGGTGTGCGAGAACGAACGCACCCAAAGTCCAACCAGAATCACAGCGGGGGAGGTGGGGATTCTTTTTACAACAATAGTTATCGTGGAGACGACCCCCCTAGCCACCACACCACCCTGCAGCGGCGATCCCCCAAAGACCACCGGGAGGCGTACTCAGTACCTCACTCCCCACAAACACCCCCTCAGCAAGCGGGAGGGAACACTGAAAAGAGCCGCAGTTCACTCGGGTTCCCATTCAAAACGGATACACTAAACAAGCACCGAGGTGGGGGCGCAGCAGGAGGAGGGGTAGCAGGAACTGCAGACATAGAGAAACAAGCCGGAGCTAGTGCTACGGGAAGTCGAAAGTTTGGTTTGAAGTTGTTTCGCTTAAGTTTTAAGAAAGATAAGGCCAAGCAGCTTGCAACCTTCTCTGCACAGTTCCCCCCTGAGGAATGGCCACTACGGGATGAGGACGTACCCAGCCAGCTGCCACGCCACGTAGAGATGGAGATCATCCGTAGAATCAATCCTGACCTCACAGTGGAGAATCTTGCTCGACACACAGCAGTCATGAAGCGTCTCGAAGAAGAGCGTGCTCAGAGGAGCAAAGCGTCATCGGCCAATCACAGCTCCAGAAGTAGAAGAAGTGGGGGTAGACACAGAAAGCAGTCTCAGACCAAACTTGGCCGCTCGCATAGTAAGACAAGGACTACTCGCTGTGAGCCAAGTGACAGTTCCCATTTAGAGTTGGCCGAAAGGGACTATAGAGGTTACTCATGCTCACTGGCTCGGTCACCAAGGGAACAGGCAGTGGCCATGGAGCGGCAAAGGGCCCGACTTCACCTGGCACACAGCAACCCTAACATTCTTGACTCCTCACACCTGCCCGTTACTCCAGAGTGGGATGTGTCCGGAGAACTTGCCAAGCGACGCACAGAAATGCCTTTCCCTGAGCCAAGTCACGGGAAATCAGCCCACCATTCTAAGGTCCACCGCTCACACTCCCACACCCAGGAGAGGAAATCCAGAAATGAACGCAGTGACAAGGCCAAGGAACGTTCCCGATCAATGGACAACTCTAAAGGTCCGCTTGGAGCTGGACTGATTGGACCACCTGATTATTATGATGACCGGAGCCGTTACTATACTGATGATGGCACCCTGCGAGCTAATCAGAACTCTTCTCACTACTCTCGTGCCACACCCACTTCAACTAAGGTGCCTGGGGATTCCCTGAGACTGGATGGGAGCAGGAACTTGGAGAAGAGTAAGAGCAGGGATAGCCTTCCAGCATATTCACCAAAACCACTGCCTAACTCTGCCTCTCCTGATGATTACTTCCAATGCCCTGGATCCTCTGAGGCTATTCTCACATCAACAGCTCCTCTGGGAACTCTGGGCAAAAACAGCCATGATGGATTAAAACCAGGTAGTATTGACAGGCAGACTGATAGACAGACATCCCATCCACCAGAAAATAGGGAGGACTTAACAAAGGTGGGACCTAAGGGCAGCAGCTTGCCACCAATACCCCTCTCTATCCCTGACCTCCCTCTTTCTAATGGACGACCTGCCCACAGCACCTCTTCTAGTCAGGAGAAGCGAAAGGAGATCTTTAGTAAAGATACGCTCTTCAAACCTCCGCCTAGCCTACCTTTGCCAGGTTACAGCTCTCTGAGAAAACCCACAGCCCTTGCCTCCTCGAATCTGTCATCATCCTGCGATGCTCTTGATTCCCAAGAAGCCTTCGATGCTCCTAAGCCTTTGTTGGCAACATCATCTGCTCCATCACAAGGGACTGAACCCACATCCAGTGCTGCAGATGCAAACTTTGACTACTACAATGTTTCAGATGATGATGAACTTGAAGACGGAGGCGCGAAAAGTCAAGGAGAGGACGAGAAGCCTGGAGGAAGCATTGCTGTCATGGGAGGAGGTGGAGCAGGGACCATGCAATGGCTGctggaaagagagaaagagagggatcTGCAGAGGAGGTTTGAAAGAACGCTTGCCTTCCCAGGTGTTAAAGAGAACCTTCCAGAGCCCAGTCAGAACCAGCAGTCAGCTCATTCTGCTCGACTGGACAGTATGGACTCCAGCTCGGTCACTGTTGACAGTGGATTCAATTCCCCACG AACAAGAGAGAGCTTAGCATCTAACACCTCTTCAATAGTGGAGAGCAACCGACGGCAGAATCTGGCATTGAGCCCAGGCCACCTCAACATCACTACTGGAAATGGTCCTCCGTTCTCCTTCCGTGCCATTCCGGAACCTGCTGGCACCCAACCAGAAAAACTCCAGAAGCCCAGTGCCTGCCTTGCGTCAATCACCAGCGTCTAG
- the LOC100710800 gene encoding storkhead-box protein 2 isoform X3 has protein sequence MSPISQSQFIPLGEVLLLAISAMNSAHKPVTQEALTEHLQTCFPGVPTPTEEVLRHTLNMLVRERKIYPTPDGYFIVTPQTYFITPSLIRTSSKWYHLEERSADRHQHQNQQQQQHQQTQCTSPLSGTITPSTSGGVRERTHPKSNQNHSGGGGDSFYNNSYRGDDPPSHHTTLQRRSPKDHREAYSVPHSPQTPPQQAGGNTEKSRSSLGFPFKTDTLNKHRGGGAAGGGVAGTADIEKQAGASATGSRKFGLKLFRLSFKKDKAKQLATFSAQFPPEEWPLRDEDVPSQLPRHVEMEIIRRINPDLTVENLARHTAVMKRLEEERAQRSKASSANHSSRSRRSGGRHRKQSQTKLGRSHSKTRTTRCEPSDSSHLELAERDYRGYSCSLARSPREQAVAMERQRARLHLAHSNPNILDSSHLPVTPEWDVSGELAKRRTEMPFPEPSHGKSAHHSKVHRSHSHTQERKSRNERSDKAKERSRSMDNSKGPLGAGLIGPPDYYDDRSRYYTDDGTLRANQNSSHYSRATPTSTKVPGDSLRLDGSRNLEKSKSRDSLPAYSPKPLPNSASPDDYFQCPGSSEAILTSTAPLGTLGKNSHDGLKPGSIDRQTDRQTSHPPENREDLTKVGPKGSSLPPIPLSIPDLPLSNGRPAHSTSSSQEKRKEIFSKDTLFKPPPSLPLPGYSSLRKPTALASSNLSSSCDALDSQEAFDAPKPLLATSSAPSQGTEPTSSAADANFDYYNVSDDDELEDGGAKSQGEDEKPGGSIAVMGGGGAGTMQWLLEREKERDLQRRFERTLAFPGVKENLPEPSQNQQSAHSARLDSMDSSSVTVDSGFNSPRTRESLASNTSSIVESNRRQNLALSPGHLNITTGNGPPFSFRAIPEPAGTQPEKLQKPSACLASITSV, from the exons ATGTCCCccatcagccaatcacagttCATCCCTTTGGGAGAGGTTTTGTTATTGGCTATCTCTGCTATGAACTCTGCCCATAAGCCTGTCACTCAGGAGGCCTTAACTGAACACCTGCAGACATGTTTTCCAG GTGTACCTACACCAACGGAGGAGGTTTTGCGCCACACTCTGAACATGCTGGTCCGTGAGCGGAAGATCTACCCAACACCTGATGGATATTTTATCGTAACTCCTCAAACCTATTTCATTACTCCAAGCCTAATCCGAACTAGCTCCAAGTGGTATCACTTGGAAGAGCGTTCTGCTGACCGACACCAACATcagaaccagcagcagcagcagcatcagcagaCGCAGTGCACCTCCCCTCTCTCTGGCACCATAACCCCTTCCACCTCCGGGGGTGTGCGAGAACGAACGCACCCAAAGTCCAACCAGAATCACAGCGGGGGAGGTGGGGATTCTTTTTACAACAATAGTTATCGTGGAGACGACCCCCCTAGCCACCACACCACCCTGCAGCGGCGATCCCCCAAAGACCACCGGGAGGCGTACTCAGTACCTCACTCCCCACAAACACCCCCTCAGCAAGCGGGAGGGAACACTGAAAAGAGCCGCAGTTCACTCGGGTTCCCATTCAAAACGGATACACTAAACAAGCACCGAGGTGGGGGCGCAGCAGGAGGAGGGGTAGCAGGAACTGCAGACATAGAGAAACAAGCCGGAGCTAGTGCTACGGGAAGTCGAAAGTTTGGTTTGAAGTTGTTTCGCTTAAGTTTTAAGAAAGATAAGGCCAAGCAGCTTGCAACCTTCTCTGCACAGTTCCCCCCTGAGGAATGGCCACTACGGGATGAGGACGTACCCAGCCAGCTGCCACGCCACGTAGAGATGGAGATCATCCGTAGAATCAATCCTGACCTCACAGTGGAGAATCTTGCTCGACACACAGCAGTCATGAAGCGTCTCGAAGAAGAGCGTGCTCAGAGGAGCAAAGCGTCATCGGCCAATCACAGCTCCAGAAGTAGAAGAAGTGGGGGTAGACACAGAAAGCAGTCTCAGACCAAACTTGGCCGCTCGCATAGTAAGACAAGGACTACTCGCTGTGAGCCAAGTGACAGTTCCCATTTAGAGTTGGCCGAAAGGGACTATAGAGGTTACTCATGCTCACTGGCTCGGTCACCAAGGGAACAGGCAGTGGCCATGGAGCGGCAAAGGGCCCGACTTCACCTGGCACACAGCAACCCTAACATTCTTGACTCCTCACACCTGCCCGTTACTCCAGAGTGGGATGTGTCCGGAGAACTTGCCAAGCGACGCACAGAAATGCCTTTCCCTGAGCCAAGTCACGGGAAATCAGCCCACCATTCTAAGGTCCACCGCTCACACTCCCACACCCAGGAGAGGAAATCCAGAAATGAACGCAGTGACAAGGCCAAGGAACGTTCCCGATCAATGGACAACTCTAAAGGTCCGCTTGGAGCTGGACTGATTGGACCACCTGATTATTATGATGACCGGAGCCGTTACTATACTGATGATGGCACCCTGCGAGCTAATCAGAACTCTTCTCACTACTCTCGTGCCACACCCACTTCAACTAAGGTGCCTGGGGATTCCCTGAGACTGGATGGGAGCAGGAACTTGGAGAAGAGTAAGAGCAGGGATAGCCTTCCAGCATATTCACCAAAACCACTGCCTAACTCTGCCTCTCCTGATGATTACTTCCAATGCCCTGGATCCTCTGAGGCTATTCTCACATCAACAGCTCCTCTGGGAACTCTGGGCAAAAACAGCCATGATGGATTAAAACCAGGTAGTATTGACAGGCAGACTGATAGACAGACATCCCATCCACCAGAAAATAGGGAGGACTTAACAAAGGTGGGACCTAAGGGCAGCAGCTTGCCACCAATACCCCTCTCTATCCCTGACCTCCCTCTTTCTAATGGACGACCTGCCCACAGCACCTCTTCTAGTCAGGAGAAGCGAAAGGAGATCTTTAGTAAAGATACGCTCTTCAAACCTCCGCCTAGCCTACCTTTGCCAGGTTACAGCTCTCTGAGAAAACCCACAGCCCTTGCCTCCTCGAATCTGTCATCATCCTGCGATGCTCTTGATTCCCAAGAAGCCTTCGATGCTCCTAAGCCTTTGTTGGCAACATCATCTGCTCCATCACAAGGGACTGAACCCACATCCAGTGCTGCAGATGCAAACTTTGACTACTACAATGTTTCAGATGATGATGAACTTGAAGACGGAGGCGCGAAAAGTCAAGGAGAGGACGAGAAGCCTGGAGGAAGCATTGCTGTCATGGGAGGAGGTGGAGCAGGGACCATGCAATGGCTGctggaaagagagaaagagagggatcTGCAGAGGAGGTTTGAAAGAACGCTTGCCTTCCCAGGTGTTAAAGAGAACCTTCCAGAGCCCAGTCAGAACCAGCAGTCAGCTCATTCTGCTCGACTGGACAGTATGGACTCCAGCTCGGTCACTGTTGACAGTGGATTCAATTCCCCACG AACAAGAGAGAGCTTAGCATCTAACACCTCTTCAATAGTGGAGAGCAACCGACGGCAGAATCTGGCATTGAGCCCAGGCCACCTCAACATCACTACTGGAAATGGTCCTCCGTTCTCCTTCCGTGCCATTCCGGAACCTGCTGGCACCCAACCAGAAAAACTCCAGAAGCCCAGTGCCTGCCTTGCGTCAATCACCAGCGTCTAG